In the genome of Ctenopharyngodon idella isolate HZGC_01 chromosome 16, HZGC01, whole genome shotgun sequence, the window ttttttaattccatgtgggaaacaagcttccatagccTACTAATTCACAAAGAAATTTTATATGtcaccctggaccacaaaaccagtcataagggtcatttttttgaaattgtgatttatatatcatatgaaagctgaataaataatgtatggctttccattgatgtatggtttgttaggataggacaattctccaatatttggctgagatacaactatttgaaaatctggaatctgagggtgcaaaaaaatcaaaatattgagaaaatcgactttaaagttgtccaaatgaagtccttagcaatgcatatccactcacaaaaatatttttctgatacatttacagtaatttgcaaaatatcttcatggaacatgatctttccTTAATAtcataatgatttttggcataaaagaagaatcgataattttgacccatacatatacccgtgcgacttatgactagttttgtggtccagggtcacatttaaaaaaatgcatctaaatttaataaaatgacttGCTGAGAGTTTATATTCATATCTACTAATTTGACTAAGTTTGTGCACTGtggaaaataaagcaataaagtgAGAGCATCCGATTGTGTattaaatcaagtttatttgaaatatcatTCAgtcaaatacaaacacaaacacagccaTATTACTACATACTACATGGTTTCATTTTACTACACATCAAGAGATCACTGAGAACAGGCACAATGTAAATCTCACATGCTGTCATAAAGACAAAGATCTACAGACACAGAACGAACGACACATGCTTCCACAAGAGGATTTTACATCACCAAAGTCGAGCCCTTGACTGAGGGTTCAACCTCTGACCTTTAGTCATTAGGGTGTCCATGATTTTGGTCACAAGTGGTGGCACTTACAGAGTTGGCAGTCATCATAGCTTTCCTGAAGAATCAGTACGGATAAAACGAGATGACAAAAAAGCCAAGCGATGCTGTTTAGTTATTCACTGGTGTTTAAATTCACATTACTCTGCTTTAGAGGAGTTTCACTGAACATGGGCCACATTTATCAAGCCAGGATTTTTTtgtaagcatatatatatataattatttggCCAGCTTACAATGTTGTTAGATTTTTACGGTTTCAAATTGCAATTGAAATGAACAAATATCAACTTGATAAAATGTTGCCCATATGTCCTCATGTGGCTAAAACAAACATGTTGACCGATATAAACATTCATGCAAAAGGTGGTACAAAATTCTACAAAAGTCAGAATCACAGAACCTTCTTACCGTTCCCATTCACCATAATtccttttctgtttcttttatGTACCTAATGCTGAATTTGACATATCCTAAGAATGATAAACACATTTACCCCTCTAACATACATCTATAACATTGTATTCTGGTCAAGATTTTTGGGTAGACATTTAATTAGAATTACATGCTAAGAAGCTTCAGTTTGTAAGAGCAAAAATTAATGAGGTACGAACAACTATTAAGTTGAGCTTTCGAAATTACAGCAGTCCTACAGCTTGTGACAGCAACAGCCAAGCAAAAAACGAGAttttatccattttattttcaaaaaattatttacaacttcacaaaagtttttttttttttttcttctgtagtTGTGGTTGTTTACCTGTGAGTGGTTTGTAGTTTGTAGTTAGCAGTTGGTGTAAAACTGTGCTAAAACTGTGCCCTTCTGCTCTGAACATCTTTTATTTTGTCAGTTTCCAGCATGGATCATATTCTGGGCCTGAACGCCAGCACCATAATATTGGTTTGCTGTAGAGTGAGGGATGGGCGTCAGCTCCTGAGAGAAAACAGTAAATTGGACAGTCAGTTTCATTATAAATTAGctttaaaacattaacagaTATCTGGAACAGAACATAATTATCTGATATTGGGATCTCCTTAATAGCAGTGCTGAACTACGTACCTTAATGGCACTAACAGAAAGGGCGTAGACCCCAAAAAGAGACACAACCAAACCAATGATACATGCTAGCACCAGGAAACCGATCAGTGTTCCCAAGATCCCATTCACTAAGAACTGTAATACAAACCACAGATACAATAATATAATCCAACAGCACAATTCTATGATAAAGCAATATACACCCCTGtatttttatgactttttacatggtaaataataatcacattaaaaataatggcacaaaaacaatgaatatgAACAGAGAGGGAAAATGGAAAATGTTATACTTCAATTAATCATTCCAAAAGTCTAATTTAGTGATAGACTTtgatatttgtacatttttatcatgcataatttctattttcacatttttttaagtaaatgtaaTTGTAGACtacatgcatatatttaatttgctataattagctataaaagtattatttatatactgttatagtatattagctttcatttttatacgttcagtttacattttaattgtacaaattttagttttagtaatttttgtcattttagttcaatttagattttttttttcagttgtagttttagtagttttagcacttgaacttaaatttttataatgtaaatttcaaaataattttaaaataatgaatatattttatttcagctttatttcaattaaaaaaatatttttaatcattttagttGGCAATAACAACATCAATACATCAACATTATATGGTCATCTTTAGTTACTGATATCATCATCTACCATTGAGAAACTCACATCAGTTGACCACAAAGTCAAAGCAAAGTTCTTCTAAATGAATAAACGCTTGTGAGTTCTCTCCTAAAACACTGAGAAATGTGCATTAAATCTGTGTTTGTCTATAACTGGGGGGAAATTCAGATTAGATTTATCTTGACCGAATTACAGTTTTAATTGTGCTCAGGATGTGTTTGTAGTATTCCCTGCTGCATCGTAAAGCTTGCAATGTGACTCACCTCTTTATGTCCCCCTTTCTCTCCTTCTCCACAGCAAGCCCAAACAGAGTGAAGTGGGTCACAACACCACTGAAACAAGCAGGACAAAGCCTGGAGtcacatctctctttctgctcacacacactcaaccaCAGTCTGCCGTCTGTTCAGATCGATGTACAGCTTCCTGATTCCTACTCTCAAAATCATCTGCTTTTCTGATCCACGTACAAGTCAGCTCTCATTTTTTGAACAAGCGGGCTGGTTGAAGTATAACATTTTCCcattttttaatatgtataaTAACCGATTATATGATCAGTTTTGTTTATAGTATAGTAATCTTCTTTCACTTGTGGGAATGTAGGTGCCTTGGCTCGAGGATGAGCAGGATGGGGCGTCTCTGTTTGTTTACCTCTGTGTCCCTGTAGTAGTATGACTCTCCTCTGAATGGGATGTGTCTGGCCATGAGCCCAAATCCAACAATATCAAATGCTGCTGTTAGTAGCTGCAGAACAATAGTTGTCAGCACCTGCGACAAACGAACGGACATGTATttcaacaataaataataatcgcATTTCCAATCTCATATTAATAATCTCATTTCTGATAATGAATGTCTGATGAAGGTCATGGGACCGAAACATgcgataaataaaaaattgtgataCTTTTTGCGAGCTCTGATAGTGTGCGagtctttcttttgatttcaataatgaattttcaaaaatatatgtaaaatccAAACTGCCCCTAAATGAcatgtaaaaacataaaacgTGATTGGTCACTTCACATGTCAGTCAAATTCTGGCTGCGTCtaaaatcgcatactctcttgattaggtacttattttgaataagtaattatttcacgactgctaaaaaagtatgttctacgTATATAGTaatgctgtcattatcatgtgacctacacagttacgtcgcttcactgccattcacaaatcctctcccgtggcctcataggatagtaaagtgtccatcgaatgcacaCTTAAGAATCTAAGTGGTAGTAAGTAgaaggtcatccgggtactttttgcctactcttttatgagtactgtgaattcggacatacttcttttgtcacatactgttttttgcctactatatagtagggaagtatgcgatttcggatgcagacAATGTCTTGCAATCTAAGTGGGCGGTTCTTGgccaaaataacatgtaaagaAGACCTTTGTCATCAGAAGTTTGACTACACAAGACCACTGTTGCTGAGTCTGCACTTAATTTGGTCAATACAGGACGGGGTGCAAGGTCCTTTCAGACGGAGGGACCTTAAAGGATTTTAAATGAGGAGAGCAAGACTGATATGATTTGTGTCAACTGTAGTTGTTTATAATTTCCTATTTGCATTCAAGAGTAGATGTTAATATAAATCTCAGGGGgcgtttacatgacaccgttttcagctaaaaacattttatgcgttttggctgttcatgtATACAACAACgttgttttgggggcctgaaaacataAACTTGTAAcgttatcgtctctgtgtaaattacaaaaacgcaaatttgtgaaaacggtgacattacgtgttcagtctatgcATACGCGTACTTGACAACCAAAACAACAATGGCGGTGTCATGACAAATTGGGTCCTCCCTCGAAATCAGGTCTCCACAAACCAAACTGTCAAGTGATGATTATGCTAAGtatatacaaattatattaatttaaaatacgcATATAGCTTACTATATAATGCGTAAGAAAACAAATTAGAGCATAATAAAACCAACTGAATGTAATTTCTTACacttaattaataaataatattaataatagcctattaagtgaataattgaaaatcattaatttgttttctttagaactgaaatatttggacatttaacactTAACTACATTAAAGATGATTGTGAATACATGTAGGGTAAGTGCAAATGCGTGTATAAACTAAGCTATCTGGCTAATCGGGtatctgtatgctatgctaATACACAAGCTAACTAATACAGAAatatatggtcattataacatagttgaaacagcatttatcataacatgattttgtaggGATTGTACTCAGGTGCTAAAGAGAGTACCTATTAAAAGAAATTTGAATCAATGGGATCGCATGGGGTCCTAATGGAGACCCCATTTTGGGGGGGACCCAATTTGTCACTAGAGGGGACTACAGAACTGTGTTTGTACTGCTCAAGATACCGAGTTTATTGACGCTTCTCCAGCAAAGTGTGGATTTACTGCACCACTACTACAGCGAGCAGAGATGCATTATTTACATACGTAGAAGAATGCGTAAGTGCGCTGGCGCGTAATGTTTCTTTTCAatgtgacattgccaactactggcctagcATGcataatagagtacctcagagatgacgtgtttttgtatgcaaaacccggaagggagttagcattttaggacttccggttccatcaccctaaagtctatgggttttttgaatgggtttttgctaaatcgcctgaaataaggtctgtggttaacaaaagcctctaaatattttcacgttttgatctatgacataaaacacaccagttataacccgcttgtgattttttaaacctttattgtgttttaaaaagGGCGGTTGttaacaagttgctaaaagggactacttcctttggcggggactttagacgtcatcatgacaaacaggacatttggacagcatttctcatggaaaagtggataagtattcatacacagcgcagatcataatcagcgagcatgtttttaaataaagttgttttttaaataaagtttgaggaagcttggtggcggtgacgttgatccgcgaccatggtgtgctgtttATAGTCTACTGTtatatatctgacgactttatttaggcttcaaaatgtataaatgttgtgttaacttgtaaagattatcttgatggacaaaacgtgtaagtgtcataaccctttgttaaacacagagcttattttttgcgattttccaaaagtctatgggaaaaatgcataggctttcgatcgagggaacccgtgcgccgctaacttccgggttggcctacaaaaacacgtcatccctgaggtactctatacagcgtttttagtcgttttcgtggatacgtgtgaacggggatcgttttgacaaagtgaaacttttcaaaaatgcaaagaaaaactTTGTCATAACTGCACTAACACTGTTAGAAAAAAGGTTCAATAGGGTTTTTATAAAGAACACTacggttcttgactcaatttttaAGAACCGTTTATGTCAAAATGGTTccatataaggagaaatgtcttgaATGATTTCATAATACTATGATGTTTAAtgattatttcaatttttttctagtgataaagtatgttcacaagctgtttaaataataacatttaattactattaaaaatgaattaaaacaaaattaattaattaaaactaaacccataaaatgatcccatgatgggaacccaTAAAATGTTCTATATGAAGCACCTGACAGTTTAAGTTTCTATAtaaaaccttttcttctaagagtgtactAAGTGTATAAGCTAACTGCAACTTGTTCATGCTTCTTTTTCTTACACTTTCTTATTTTCagatgattttaatatttgtgtgttcATACCAGACATTTAGTTGGCTTCCTCCCAGTGTGCACCAGGACAACACCAGTTATGACAAGCTGTAGGAAACAATGCCATAGGTCACATTACTGATTTTAAGCATCCCATATCTATTCACATGTATGTGTATTTGTACCTGAGCACCGTtgatgatgaggatgatgattTCCCGCTGGATATGATAGTGCAGCTTATACACAACTGAGCTCAATATGACAGTCAACACTCCAATTATGATCTCAATAGCCTAAAccaaagtaaataaaatattagaattgcaattgttgtttaatttaatttttaattgttttaattttattttattgagtctgtcagtatgtgtgtgtttcatctCAGATATGGGTGTGTCCTTGGATGTTGGCCAGATgtcttttaataaataaactacGTGTGCATTGTGCATTTATATTAAACTTAAACCTAAATATGATCTTCTATAAGCACACCACTGGTTGAATGACTAAAATCTCATATGCAGCATTCCAACAATATGTAAACAATCTGCTCAGTCTATAACATCCAGCATGATACAGGCtagttaataaaacatctgtaATGGCAGAGATAAAACAGCAGCAAATATCGATAAAATAATGTGATAGTGTGCTGTAGTGAAACTCACGCCAAGTGTCTTGGGTTCTGCGCGTTTAAAAGCTTTAATCTGAGACGCGTACAGCGACATCCTGATAGATCACCAATCACTCATCAATACCACACGATCCGCTGCAAACACAAGCACAACGGCATGCATCAACATAACATGCTGGTATGGCGTGGATACGAGCTAATGCATTCCCCATGCATATTGAGAATAATATTTGCAATCCACACACTCTTTATGTGTACTATCAGGCTCGTGTGTGATGAGAGGCGCACGCTTACCTTTGCGCACTGGCGTTCTGCACTCTGCAGCAGAGTCTGAGCGCGCGGCGGCTCTCCGCAGTGTTGATGTCATGAGGGGAGGCGGCGGCTAAACAAGGAGAAATTCAGGTTGGCTCGGTCCCGAGCACAACTCACTCATCCCACCGGCCCTTTTTCTAGAAAATACCCTTGCAAGCGCTCAAGAGTGGGTATTTTTAACCAGGTTATGTATTATGTAGAGGATAAGAGCTGAGTGTGCTTTGAGAAACTGCAGACTAATATCGTGAAACATCTGTTTATTATCTTCTTCCTAAATAATGTCTTGCATATATGGGTTATGGATGGGTGTGTATGTCTTAGTATAATAGTGGTTTTCAACCATGGACCCGGggcccactagggggcctcagcaaacttccaagggGATAGATAAGTCAAGTCAATTCAAgccatcttcatttatatagcgcttttcacaatacatattgtttcgaagcagcttcacagtgacaataggaaaattattatcgagctaaagttggtttttgattgaatcacttccattgtaaaaattgttaattattactttagagtcctcttaaatgacacctttcctactgaaaaccgaatacctttaatgcattcttgccgttcatttacatgtttagtctataggtttgcaTGTTTGAGTGAGTATGTGTGCAGaagcttggtctttttttttttttttttttttaaagtgatatttgccaaattacttgtctggtccGCATAATACTGAAAAATTTGTTGTGTCCGCAGATCTAAAGataacttaaaggggacctataatgccccttttacaagatgtaatataagtctctggtgttcccagaatgtgtctgaagtttcagctcaaaatactccacagatcatttattataactttaatatatcaaatttgcccctatttgggtgtgtgcaaaaacacgtcgtttttgtgtgtgttcttttaaatgcaaatgagctgctgctcccggcccactttccaaagagggcggagcttttggttgctcaacaacaacaaagctggagaatctcacgcagccaaaatgacgatcagtgttcagccttacattgttcaaaccggagtcggacactgatggagagactcaggaaaaaGTTATAACTTTTAGAAtacaactggacgtttctgaatggttagtggataaatttatgttgctgtggagttgattcaactcattgactagcatgtgctgtcatgttaatcttttgtgcaaatccagcattgaattgaccctcgtttgtgaagcagtcc includes:
- the si:dkey-7j14.5 gene encoding uncharacterized protein si:dkey-7j14.5 isoform X2, with the translated sequence MSLYASQIKAFKRAEPKTLGAIEIIIGVLTVILSSVVYKLHYHIQREIIILIINGAQLVITGVVLVHTGRKPTKCLVLTTIVLQLLTAAFDIVGFGLMARHIPFRGESYYYRDTEFLVNGILGTLIGFLVLACIIGLVVSLFGVYALSVSAIKELTPIPHSTANQYYGAGVQAQNMIHAGN
- the si:dkey-7j14.5 gene encoding uncharacterized protein si:dkey-7j14.5 isoform X1, producing the protein MSLYASQIKAFKRAEPKTLGAIEIIIGVLTVILSSVVYKLHYHIQREIIILIINGAQLVITGVVLVHTGRKPTKCLVLTTIVLQLLTAAFDIVGFGLMARHIPFRGESYYYRDTEWCCDPLHSVWACCGEGEKGGHKEFLVNGILGTLIGFLVLACIIGLVVSLFGVYALSVSAIKELTPIPHSTANQYYGAGVQAQNMIHAGN